A genomic region of Streptomyces rimosus contains the following coding sequences:
- a CDS encoding glycosyltransferase family 2 protein, with protein sequence MKLSVVVPCYNEEEVIGRFDEEIRQVLGELAVEYELCYVDDGSSDGTLHRIRTLAQRYRPTTRYLSFSRNFGKESAMLAGLKEATGDAVILMDADLQHPPRLIEKMLDLYQLGHDQVIAKRSRDGDAPLRSVCSRLYYRAINKWVDVELTDGVGDFRLLSRTAVDALVSLPEYNRFSKGLFSWIGFDTVTFDYRNARREGGETKWRFGSLVNYGIDGMISFNSRPLRVAIYTGLSLAALAAAYALWIIGAAVVGGITAPGYVTLVAIIVGLGGLQMVMLGLIGEYIGRIYYETKRRPHFLVKETNGTTPAHTPTARVAGRARR encoded by the coding sequence ATGAAGCTCTCGGTCGTCGTCCCCTGTTACAACGAAGAGGAAGTCATCGGCCGCTTCGACGAGGAGATCCGCCAGGTGCTCGGAGAACTCGCCGTCGAGTACGAGCTGTGCTACGTGGACGACGGCAGCTCGGACGGCACGCTGCACCGGATACGCACCCTCGCCCAGCGCTACCGGCCGACCACCCGCTACCTCTCCTTCAGCCGGAACTTCGGCAAGGAGTCCGCCATGCTCGCGGGCCTGAAGGAGGCCACCGGCGACGCCGTCATCCTCATGGACGCCGACCTCCAGCACCCGCCCCGGCTGATCGAGAAGATGCTCGACCTCTACCAGCTCGGCCACGACCAGGTCATCGCCAAGCGCAGCCGGGACGGCGACGCGCCGCTGCGCAGCGTGTGCAGCAGGCTGTACTACCGGGCGATCAACAAGTGGGTGGACGTGGAACTGACCGACGGCGTCGGCGACTTCCGGCTGCTGTCGCGCACCGCCGTGGACGCGCTGGTCTCGCTGCCCGAGTACAACCGCTTCTCCAAGGGGCTGTTCTCCTGGATAGGCTTCGACACCGTCACCTTCGACTACCGCAACGCCCGGCGCGAGGGCGGCGAGACCAAGTGGCGCTTCGGCTCCCTGGTCAACTACGGCATCGACGGCATGATCTCGTTCAACAGCCGCCCGCTGCGGGTGGCGATCTACACGGGCCTGAGCCTGGCCGCGCTGGCCGCCGCGTACGCCCTGTGGATCATCGGCGCGGCGGTCGTCGGCGGGATCACAGCGCCCGGCTATGTCACCCTCGTGGCGATCATCGTGGGCCTGGGCGGCCTCCAGATGGTGATGCTCGGCCTGATCGGCGAGTACATCGGCCGCATCTACTACGAGACGAAGCGGCGCCCGCACTTCCTGGTCAAGGAGACCAACGGGACCACCCCCGCCCACACCCCGACGGCCCGGGTCGCGGGCCGGGCCCGCCGATGA
- a CDS encoding PIG-L family deacetylase: MSQVAAPALEREAAASGAEQAFLHVIAHADDSLYFMNPALEQSVRSGARSVTVCLTGGESDGRNTAEHGRGDRLPPRDRAAFARARTNGLRAAHAVMATGDPLSPWDVEAISLLPGFQVEVQTLRAAPHNQLVFMELVEARTVSEPRAHSLRGLWLGATGTLSTLRPEATPVQRTFEYTRDQVVDSLIALLERVRPTVVRTLDPNAVHAPHPAPRTDDPRLRGLFYYDHQDHTASAYFAQAALAGYWGREHNRPTVVESYLGYETDVLPNNLDLPTARRKARLLSVYGWADGRDCGDRAGCGDRKVGGSALDGWSRNWTRSTRLRAPGSNSWLRPLKDGRLAAFAVLDGAAVCWAETAPGNGTFSGPHLLGGRMFQGQIHAVSHPGGALQLFASRTVLPTRHQAHRRELLTALQNGTARDGVPTFGAWESLSVPDAAPVRSLETGFPAATVDQEGTVHVFARDWQGGIGYRSGARGTDWSLWRRLAPPTASGGPAGRVPGVVDGLDACVDSEGLVHVVAPGDKEVHHWVSKEPGELPEPTGGTSLPEPAGPLSLVPLGDGAVRLAYRQSATARVLLAERQGAASWRLAARYEPVGGYGRVAAAAVGKPARTVVLAVRDGAGELRYVLNDADQDGAGRWQTGKVPHSGAAAIGQDPDGRAVLAVLGNDARLHAVRQRDTGTDGPFQEWTVQKPRRGQTGPPDRTG; encoded by the coding sequence TTGTCGCAGGTCGCCGCACCGGCGCTGGAGCGGGAGGCTGCCGCGTCCGGTGCGGAGCAGGCGTTCCTGCACGTCATCGCGCACGCCGACGACTCCCTGTACTTCATGAACCCGGCCCTGGAGCAGTCGGTGCGCAGCGGCGCCCGTTCGGTGACGGTGTGTCTGACCGGTGGTGAGTCGGACGGCCGGAACACCGCCGAGCACGGGCGCGGGGACCGGCTGCCGCCGCGCGACCGCGCCGCCTTCGCACGGGCCCGCACCAACGGGCTGCGGGCCGCGCACGCGGTGATGGCCACCGGCGACCCGCTCAGCCCCTGGGACGTGGAGGCCATCTCGCTGCTGCCCGGCTTCCAGGTCGAGGTGCAGACCCTGCGGGCCGCGCCGCACAACCAGTTGGTCTTCATGGAGCTGGTCGAGGCGCGTACCGTCTCCGAGCCCCGCGCGCACAGCCTGCGCGGCCTGTGGCTGGGCGCCACCGGCACGCTGTCCACGCTGCGCCCCGAGGCCACCCCCGTACAGCGCACCTTCGAGTACACCCGCGACCAGGTCGTCGACTCGCTGATCGCGCTCCTGGAGCGGGTCCGACCGACCGTGGTCCGCACCCTCGACCCGAACGCGGTGCACGCCCCGCACCCGGCGCCGCGCACCGACGACCCCAGACTGCGCGGCCTCTTCTACTACGACCACCAGGACCACACGGCCTCGGCGTACTTCGCGCAGGCGGCGCTCGCGGGCTACTGGGGGCGCGAGCACAACCGTCCCACCGTCGTGGAGAGCTACCTCGGGTACGAGACGGACGTGCTGCCCAACAACCTCGACCTGCCGACAGCCCGGCGCAAGGCCCGCCTGCTGTCCGTCTACGGCTGGGCCGACGGCCGTGACTGCGGCGACCGGGCGGGCTGCGGCGACCGCAAGGTGGGCGGTTCGGCGCTGGACGGCTGGTCCCGTAACTGGACGCGCAGCACCCGGCTGCGCGCCCCCGGCTCCAACAGCTGGCTGCGCCCCCTGAAGGACGGCCGGCTCGCGGCCTTCGCCGTCCTGGACGGCGCCGCGGTGTGCTGGGCCGAGACCGCGCCGGGCAACGGTACGTTCAGCGGCCCGCACCTGCTCGGCGGCCGGATGTTCCAGGGCCAGATCCACGCCGTCAGCCACCCCGGCGGCGCCCTCCAGCTCTTCGCTTCCCGTACGGTCCTGCCGACCCGTCATCAGGCGCACCGCCGCGAGCTGCTGACCGCTCTCCAGAACGGCACCGCCCGCGACGGCGTGCCGACCTTCGGCGCGTGGGAGTCGCTGAGCGTCCCGGACGCCGCGCCGGTCAGGTCGCTGGAGACGGGCTTCCCGGCCGCCACCGTCGACCAGGAGGGCACGGTGCACGTCTTCGCCCGCGACTGGCAGGGCGGCATCGGCTACCGCAGCGGCGCACGTGGCACGGACTGGTCCCTGTGGCGGCGGCTGGCACCGCCGACGGCCTCCGGCGGCCCGGCGGGCCGGGTGCCGGGCGTCGTCGACGGGCTGGACGCGTGCGTGGACTCCGAGGGGCTGGTGCACGTCGTGGCGCCGGGCGACAAGGAGGTGCACCACTGGGTCTCGAAGGAGCCGGGGGAGCTGCCCGAGCCGACCGGCGGTACGAGCCTGCCCGAGCCTGCCGGGCCGCTGAGCCTGGTCCCGCTGGGCGACGGCGCGGTGCGCCTGGCCTACCGGCAGAGCGCCACCGCGCGGGTCCTGCTCGCCGAGCGGCAGGGGGCCGCGTCCTGGCGGCTCGCGGCCCGGTACGAGCCGGTCGGCGGGTACGGGCGGGTGGCGGCGGCGGCCGTCGGCAAGCCTGCCCGTACGGTCGTGCTCGCGGTCCGGGACGGGGCGGGGGAGCTGCGGTACGTGCTCAACGACGCGGACCAGGACGGGGCGGGGCGCTGGCAGACCGGAAAGGTGCCGCATTCGGGTGCGGCGGCCATCGGACAGGACCCCGACGGGCGCGCCGTCCTGGCCGTCCTCGGCAACGACGCGCGGCTGCACGCGGTGCGGCAGCGGGACACCGGCACGGACGGCCCGTTCCAGGAGTGGACGGTCCAGAAGCCGAGGCGGGGTCAGACCGGCCCGCCGGACCGCACCGGCTGA
- a CDS encoding YfhO family protein, which translates to MTQVSREARRPVNVTIKTLTAPRFAPPFAALLAMGAYCLGMTMLGSYPFGTRSRAVNDLGNQFVPFHVHLWDLMHGTSTGDLAFNWNSGYGVPFLADFLTYLMNPFSWLVGLFPRELAELPVFLVTLGCIGLGTALMTVFLGRLHPGSAWLRALLAVGYGTCAWVVSDGAADPMWMWGLVSLPLIGIAADWCLHRRRWVAGTLLVGVAWAGNFYTAAMATLAMALVLAVRLLLATDLPVRHRLRALARAATMALTGVLLAAPAVTVTLRASKASRPAPEAVYRGRPPTLDVLAELLPGGRGSVPAPHLFIGMLGLLLVAAFPFVRAIPVRVRVAWYALAACVAVSFVWKPTLLLWHGLAVPNGSPYRASFVLSALLVIISWLALAHRPRPRELAAGAVLVALLAALCHGRSAVGPATWVLVPGCGAVVLAALLVLARHRARRAARIVVAAALTCAVFLGSAYAAFSVTAARDKIEWWGPKITLNERALAAHRGIQQRADWPRSRTDPGPHEFANNDPLLLGGEGGAYYSSYLPEQTARTLRELGGGWYIQGRHTRSLEAPVSRAIMGVSSFQTGPQAGPVDVGRAAAAPLLTVRPGLKADDLDQRRRGAAARGIDVRDDPRVGGGTVFARQERLLGARVYEVPTLRLTGDGGGGSGGGPAAGGHSVSGPGGPQGGWPAAPGAAVPGPVGSAPGPALPGPFAPGPTVPGPTVPGPTAVSVRPVPRLVDGEWRLPATRRGGAAVFTVQCAPGSDVFWYAPWYHGKVRAVGHTSPGFGSRETTANPIRGLGRVPADGRLTVSFSNPKAQRIPEHPLGCLAPEKLAAAVAKLRAQAPVRLSASGHGLSAELPAHSTGTAVLAVPAVTGWSCRVDGGPSRAPRTFGGLIAVPLGSGASRLDCSYRPPGLLPGLAASGGAVLALAAVAVTCGVRGRRGRGQGRSRDRYRNWDRAPRWGGD; encoded by the coding sequence ATGACGCAGGTGAGCAGGGAAGCGCGGCGCCCCGTGAATGTGACCATCAAGACGCTGACCGCACCCCGGTTCGCGCCGCCTTTCGCGGCATTGCTGGCCATGGGCGCCTATTGCCTCGGTATGACGATGCTGGGCAGCTATCCGTTCGGTACCCGTTCCCGTGCCGTCAATGACCTCGGAAACCAGTTCGTCCCCTTCCACGTCCATCTGTGGGACCTGATGCACGGCACCTCCACCGGTGACCTGGCCTTCAACTGGAACAGCGGCTACGGCGTCCCCTTCCTGGCCGATTTCCTCACCTATCTGATGAATCCCTTCTCCTGGCTCGTCGGGCTGTTCCCGCGCGAGCTGGCCGAGCTGCCGGTGTTTCTGGTCACGCTCGGCTGCATCGGGCTCGGCACGGCGCTGATGACGGTCTTCCTCGGGCGGCTGCACCCCGGCTCCGCCTGGCTGCGCGCGCTGCTCGCGGTGGGGTACGGCACCTGCGCCTGGGTGGTGAGCGACGGCGCCGCCGACCCCATGTGGATGTGGGGCCTGGTCTCCCTGCCGCTGATCGGCATCGCCGCCGACTGGTGCCTGCACCGGCGCCGCTGGGTGGCGGGCACTTTGCTGGTCGGCGTGGCCTGGGCCGGGAACTTCTACACCGCGGCGATGGCCACCCTCGCCATGGCGCTGGTGCTCGCCGTACGCCTGCTGCTCGCCACGGACCTCCCCGTACGGCACCGGCTGCGCGCCCTGGCCCGGGCCGCCACCATGGCGCTGACCGGCGTCCTCCTGGCGGCGCCCGCCGTCACCGTCACCCTCCGGGCCAGCAAGGCGTCCCGGCCCGCCCCGGAGGCCGTCTACCGGGGCCGCCCGCCGACGCTGGACGTCCTCGCGGAGCTGCTGCCCGGCGGGCGCGGCTCGGTGCCCGCGCCGCACCTGTTCATCGGGATGCTGGGCCTGCTGCTGGTGGCGGCCTTCCCGTTCGTCCGCGCCATTCCGGTACGCGTCCGCGTCGCCTGGTACGCGCTGGCCGCCTGCGTCGCGGTCTCCTTCGTGTGGAAGCCGACGCTGCTGCTCTGGCACGGGCTGGCGGTCCCCAACGGGAGCCCGTACCGGGCCTCCTTCGTACTCAGCGCACTGCTCGTGATCATCTCCTGGCTGGCGCTGGCGCACCGGCCGCGGCCGCGTGAGCTGGCGGCCGGCGCGGTGCTGGTGGCCCTGCTCGCCGCGCTGTGCCACGGGCGCAGCGCGGTCGGCCCGGCCACCTGGGTCCTGGTGCCGGGGTGCGGCGCGGTGGTGCTGGCCGCGCTGCTGGTGCTGGCGCGGCACCGGGCTCGCCGCGCCGCACGGATCGTCGTCGCCGCCGCGCTGACCTGCGCGGTCTTCCTCGGCTCCGCGTATGCGGCGTTCTCCGTGACGGCCGCCCGGGACAAGATCGAATGGTGGGGGCCGAAGATCACGCTGAACGAGCGGGCCCTGGCCGCACACCGGGGCATCCAGCAGCGCGCGGACTGGCCGCGCTCCCGCACCGACCCCGGACCACACGAGTTCGCCAACAACGACCCGCTGCTGCTGGGCGGCGAGGGCGGCGCGTACTACAGCAGCTACCTGCCGGAGCAGACCGCGCGCACGCTGCGCGAGCTGGGCGGCGGCTGGTACATCCAGGGACGCCACACGCGCAGCCTGGAGGCCCCCGTAAGCCGCGCGATCATGGGCGTGAGCAGCTTCCAGACCGGCCCGCAGGCCGGCCCCGTCGACGTGGGCCGGGCCGCCGCCGCGCCGCTGCTGACCGTACGTCCCGGCCTGAAGGCGGACGACCTCGACCAGCGGCGGCGCGGGGCCGCCGCGCGGGGCATCGACGTGCGCGACGATCCGCGGGTCGGCGGCGGCACGGTCTTCGCCCGCCAGGAACGGCTGCTGGGCGCGCGCGTGTACGAGGTACCGACGCTGCGCCTGACGGGTGACGGGGGCGGCGGCTCGGGAGGCGGTCCGGCGGCGGGAGGGCATTCGGTGTCGGGGCCGGGGGGCCCTCAGGGGGGCTGGCCCGCGGCGCCGGGGGCTGCCGTGCCCGGCCCTGTCGGTAGCGCTCCCGGTCCCGCCCTTCCCGGTCCTTTCGCTCCCGGACCTACCGTTCCCGGACCCACCGTTCCCGGACCCACCGCCGTGTCCGTGCGGCCGGTGCCGCGCCTGGTGGACGGGGAGTGGCGGCTGCCGGCCACCCGCAGGGGCGGGGCCGCCGTCTTCACGGTCCAGTGCGCGCCCGGGTCGGACGTCTTCTGGTACGCGCCCTGGTACCACGGCAAGGTGCGGGCGGTCGGCCATACCTCCCCCGGGTTCGGCAGCCGGGAGACGACCGCCAATCCGATCCGGGGGCTGGGCAGGGTCCCCGCCGACGGGCGGCTGACGGTCTCCTTCAGCAACCCGAAGGCCCAGCGCATCCCGGAACACCCGCTCGGCTGCCTGGCCCCGGAGAAGCTCGCCGCCGCCGTGGCGAAGCTGCGAGCGCAGGCCCCGGTGCGGCTCTCGGCGAGCGGGCACGGGCTGTCCGCCGAGCTGCCCGCGCACAGCACCGGTACCGCCGTCCTGGCCGTACCTGCCGTCACCGGCTGGAGCTGCCGGGTGGACGGCGGCCCGTCCCGCGCCCCGCGCACGTTCGGCGGCCTGATCGCCGTACCGCTGGGGTCGGGCGCCTCGCGGCTGGACTGCTCGTACCGCCCGCCGGGGCTGCTGCCGGGCCTGGCGGCGAGCGGTGGCGCCGTGCTGGCACTGGCCGCCGTGGCTGTCACGTGTGGCGTACGGGGGCGGCGGGGCCGGGGTCAGGGCCGGAGCCGGGATCGGTACCGGAACTGGGACCGGGCGCCGCGGTGGGGCGGGGACTGA